From the genome of Triticum aestivum cultivar Chinese Spring chromosome 3B, IWGSC CS RefSeq v2.1, whole genome shotgun sequence, one region includes:
- the LOC123071718 gene encoding uncharacterized protein — translation PHLPQNVGPERRSHRATATAVTGKRPEQRGCRAYVARGAPGRVHPPNPRRRRATRPPHDAPAPIRAIPRARSCRSPNPGVAPAPHTPDRAPLPHTRGTNHPTRELCPPPPRAPWPHPSDANTPPAMLPFCSSAAPTPCSPLCPVTAGARALRRVEAGALRPFAADPLVAQAVPDRPLFSDSAILSPYATAPDDIVRGFASAAELPGPLWRAGVDPPLMPVDLAADAVVGAVTDDAAQQALMDAEMPTTFPADATGVEESVARFIDKLSKQIFQAEDALTEGYDKLRLSAYDALGAYRKAIRGVAGGITSSVAATKKQAAGGVPDVSGAFQDKVAGAGAVAADVLRKAIVVAEDSLGSATTSLVYYYGSAKSSLPPNVKDLLNSSEEKASIVLRPIGGALQQVYVIIEGIEKNVGLNPSDPIVQLAVLLGGSTTIGISYWLFAYGGYSGDLSPESTLELLKSDGKAVLIDVRPEDLRGKDGIPDLRRAARSKYASVASPEIKGPTKKLLKGGSEVDDALVAVVIRNLKLVKGDSKVIIMDANGTRSKSIARLLKKLGVQQPYLVKGGFQSWAKNLRVKELKPETALTVINEDAEEILEGIKPTPTLVLGSLLGFSAVTYALLEWETTLQYIGVLSIGLTIYLRFSTYEGSEDFLQDLKLLLSPVRVGAEAFSWAAKKLEPNKIGLATSPSTTAVQDRVLKAAAMHESKPSDAEESTKTDSFASEA, via the exons CCACACCTACCGCAGAACGTCGGCCCGGAACGGCGGAGCCACCGAGCAACAGCGACCGCGGTGACCGGAAAACGACCGGAGCAACGAGGGTGCCGAGCGTATGTGGCACGCGGCGCGCCGGGACGGGTCCACCCCCCCAACCCGCGACGCCGGCGAGCCACACGCCCGCCGCACGATGCCCCAGCGCCAATCCGCGCAATCCCGCGCGCACGATCCTGCAGATCACCGAATCCCGGCGTCGCACCGGCTCCACACACCCCGGATCGAGCGCCTCTTCCACACACGCGCGGCACCAACCACCCCACTCGTGAACTGTGCCCGCCCCCGCCCCGCGCGCCATGGCCACACCCGTCTGATGCCAACACCCCTCCCGCCATGCTGCCCTTCTGCTCCTCCGCCGCGCCCACCCCATGCTCCCCCCTCTGCCCGGTGACCGCCGGCGCGCGGGCGCTGCGGAGGGTCGAGGCCGGCGCGCTCAGGCCCTTCGCCGCCGACCCGCTCGTCGCGCAGGCGGTGCCCGACCGCCCGCTCTTCTCCGACTCCGCCATCCTTTCCCCCTACGCCACCGCGCCGGATGACATCGTGCGGGGGTTCGCCTCCGCCGCCGAGCTGCCCGGCCCTCTCTGGCGCGCCGGGGTCGACCCGCCGCTGATGCCCGTCGACCTGGCCGCGGACGCTGTGGTCGGCGCGGTCACCGACGATGCCGCGCAGCAGGCCCTGATGGACGCGGAGATGCCCACCACGTTCCCGGCCGACGCCACCGGCGTCGAGGAGTCCGTGGCCAGGTTCATCGACAAGCTCAGCAAGCAGATATTCCAGGCGGAGGACGCGCTCACCGAAGGCTACGACAAGCTCAGGCTGTCGGCGTACGACGCTCTCGGGGCCTACAGGAAGGCGATAAGGGGCGTCGCTGGTGGCATCACGTCCTCGGTGGCTGCCACCAAGAAGCAGGCCGCCGGTGGGGTCCCGGACGTTTCCGGCGCATTTCAGGATAAGGTGGCCGGAGCTGGCGCCGTGGCGGCTGACGTTCTTAGGAAGGCAATTGTTGTAGCAGAGGATTCACTGGGCAGTGCCACCACGTCCCTCGTATACTACTATGGCTCGGCCAAGTCGTCGTTGCCACCAAATGTCAAAGATTTGCTGAACTCATCCGAGGAGAAAGCTAGCATAGTATTGCGACCAATTGGAGGTGCCCTTCAACAG GTATATGTTATCATCGAAGGCATCGAAAAGAATGTTGGTTTGAACCCAAGTGACCCAATTGTTCAATTGGCAGTTTTGCTTGGAGGTTCAACAACAATAGG GATATCTTACTGGCTCTTCGCATATGGTGGCTATTCTGGAGATTTGTCGCCTGAATCGACATTGGAGCTATTGAAAAGTGATGGCAAAGCCGTACTTATTGATGTTCGGCCTGAG GACTTGAGGGGGAAAGATGGAATTCCTGACCTACGCCGTGCAGCTAGATCTAAATATGCAAGCGTTGCTTCGCCTGAG ATCAAAGGTCCAACAAAGAAGCTACTTAAAGGTGGAAGCGAAGTTGATGATGCTTTGGTTGCAGTTGTAATCCGCAACTTGAAGTTGGTTAAG GGTGATTCAAAGGTCATTATTATGGATGCTAATGGAACCCGATCAAAGTCCATTGCTAGGCTGCTGAAGAAGCTTGGTGTTCAG CAACCTTACCTGGTTAAAGGAGGTTTCCAATCTTGGGCAAAGAATCTTCGCGTGAAAGAACTGAAACCAGAGACTGCATTGACAGTAATAAATGAG GATGCTGAGGAAATCCTCGAAGGCATAAAGCCCACCCCTACACTTGTCCTTGGATCCCTTCTG GGCTTCTCAGCAGTGACTTATGCTTTGCTAG AATGGGAGACGACTTTGCAGTACATCGGTGTTCTTAGTATTGGGTTG ACGATCTACCTGCGGTTCTCTACATACGAGGGTTCGGAGGATTTCCTGCAAGACCTAAA GCTGTTGCTGTCCCCAGTAAGAGTGGGCGCGGAAGCGTTCTCGTGGGCAGCTAAGAAGCTAGAGCCAAACAAGATTGGCCTGGCGACGTCCCCCTCCACGACGGCGGTGCAGGACCGAGTTCTCAAAGCGGCAGCGATGCACGAATCGAAGCCGTCTGATGCGGAGGAGTCCACCAAGACAGACAGTTTTGCCTCCGAAGCATGA